A window from Toxoplasma gondii ME49 chromosome IX, whole genome shotgun sequence encodes these proteins:
- a CDS encoding hypothetical protein (encoded by transcript TGME49_265520): MAPPTVAENGGENRTQEFFKLAWPSGEKVTQLANDLYKYLERSATSPEEHANSEELELFECAVAEEGSPAPLPEDFVPRGSKMRAILRDEIYRAVQDASESSGRAAPVAANHRVSIQFVNGEDQSRLRLDLGRRVQWGSVHIKEFEKPEKHWDPKTEARVNALKAQYNGAELEVVYRLLVDEYMTAKPVLLVTPTGKKFRSSVCVNKDKLFVTKEIDGVNLVDVALRLNEIAHIQFGRPPSLRHFQKGQKTTQADLDSLYLYIVFKDNARRSSATGLRPAPGQLPPAATPGTAAGTPQPLTATIFFSSEAERNSFALLLRTSLRLVRGSALGDWEDTVDDSDEEYANTPALETVEELFSSCKSPDRTEHADKSRLIQCLTAFGKGVVVRKATSKGTFVVRRLSVVGASLQLFSLKSNKGQVVGVFDDVLAVVPGQDDDSFREVAKKEQLPPASLCAVVKLTDHSFALSFPTETVRDDFVFMMNHLEESDEVLRYIDDGSQSEPSCDRRPGSK, encoded by the exons ATGGCACCTCCCACAGTCGCAGA AAATGGAGGGGAGAACAGAACTCAGGAATTCTTCAAGTTGGCCTGGCCAtctggagagaaagtgaCGCAGCTTGCGAACGACCTCTACAAGTACCTCGAGCGCTCTGCCACAAGCCCTGAAGAACAT GCGAACTCTGAAGAGTTGGAACTCTTCGAGTGCGCAGTCGCTGAGGAGGGCTCGCCGGCGCCTCTCCCGGAAGATTTCGTACCTCGAGGATCG AAGATGAGAGCGATTCTGCGCGACGAAATCTACAGGGCAGTCCAAGATGCGTCGGAGTCGTCTGGACGCGCAGCTCCCGTCGCTGCGAACCACCGGGTGTCTATACAGTTTGTCAACGGAGAAGATCAGTCGAGACTGCGACTCGACTTAG GTCGCCGCGTCCAGTGGGGGAGTGTGCACATCAAGGAGTTTGAGAAGCCGGAGAAACACTGGGATCCCAAAACTGAAGCTC GTGTGAATGCTCTCAAGGCTCAGTACAACGGCGCCGAGCTCGAAGTCGTCTACAGACTCCTCGTGGATGAATACATGACAGCGAAGCCTGTGTTACTCGTCACTCCGACGGGGAAGAAATTCCGATCGTCGGTCTGCGTTAACAAAGAC AAACTCTTCGTCACGAAGGAGATCGACGGAGTGAACTTGGTGGACGTAGCGCTGCGCCTGAACGAAATCGCTCACATCCAGTTCGGTCgtcctccttcgcttcgtcACTTCcagaaaggacagaaaacAACGCAAGCAGATTTGGACAGTCTCTACCTCTACATCGTCTTCAAGGACAATGCGCGACGCAGCAGTGCCACGGGCCTCCGCCCTGCCCCAG GTCAGCTGCCGCCTGCGGCGACGCCAGGGACGGCGGCGGGGACTCCGCAGCCGTTGACGGCGACGATCTTTTTTTCGagtgaagcagagagaaacagcttCGCACTGCTTCTGCGCACCAGCTTGCGTCTTGTTAGAGGCAGCGCCCTGGGCGACTGGGAAGACACCGTTGACGACTCAGACGAGGAATACGCGAACACACCGGCTCTCGAGACGGTGGAGGAACTTTTCAGTTCTTGCAAGAGTCCAGACAGAACTGAGCATGCAGACAAATCTAGACTCATCCAGTGCCTCACGGCCTTCGGGAAAGGCGTCGTCGTCCGCAAG GCTACCTCGAAGGGGACGTTCGTcgttcgtcgcctttctgtcgtaggcgcgtctctccagcttttttctctcaagAGCAACAAGGGACAAGTCGTTGGTGTCTTCGACGACGTTCTT GCCGTGGTCCCCGGTCAAGACGACGACAGCTTTCGCGAAGtcgcgaagaaagagcaacTGCCGCCGGCCTCGCTGTGCGCCGTCGTCAAACTCACAGATCACTCATTCGCCCTCAGTTTCCC GACGGAGACAGTACGAGACGACTTTGTGTTTATGATGAATCATctggaagaaagcgacgaggTGCTGCGCTACATCGACGACGGTTCGCAGTCGGAGCCGAGCTGCGACCGTCGGCCAGGCAGCAAGTAG
- a CDS encoding RNA recognition motif-containing protein (encoded by transcript TGME49_265530) has translation MAETAPEQQVVEQSFAEKPEAASPAENFADAIEEPTTSVEAPPLAAHVAGVEGEDARGCEEENGREDVEKPEESNEEKGEDAERTEENEETKEDGTNGAGKPEDPDAALKFFVGGIIPQATELQIRSYFERFGKVKAVELKMDKMTGRNRGFCFVTMGSEEAKEAIFNAQHAIGGKKVEVRPLHDDGNVSLKRKIFVGGVNPSLSESDVEKCFSKFGTVDKVSIIRDAATGKSRGFGFVVFASEESAKEVLKSKRHNLNEKDSCEVRAAESRATLPPPRPRYPLARAPGLPPPGPRYPPPHAVAHQPHVPPPGGYYAPPRSSPTYYYGPPPPVAPAMTPGVAYYSSSIPPSTGGYAASPSPYYMPPTGVATHAGAATSVLHPQAAGGAAAGAALVSPSLGSAGYYAGSSVPYDAGATATASATGATNTAARGYWDEDSSAGAASGGSGYYGRTASPGTAPATSAGYSSGYSPVRQSPYYGTVGRSNVRRSPY, from the exons ATGGCGGAAACAGCCCCCGAGCAACAGGTGGTGGAGCAGAGCTTCGCAGAGAAGCCTGAAGCAGCCTCGCCGGCGGAGAACTTTGCAGACGCGATCGAGGAACCGACAACCAGCGTCGAAGCGCCGCCTCTGGCTGCTCACGTTGCCGGTGTCGAGGGCGAAGATGCACGGGGGtgcgaggaggagaacgggagagaagacgtagagaagccggaggagtcaaacgaagagaagggagaagatgcagagcgcactgaggaaaacgaagaaacaaaggaagaCGGCACCAACGGAGCGGGCAAGCCCGAGGACCCTGACGCAGCTTT GAAGTTCTTCGTAGGAGGAATTATTCCTCAGGCGACAGAGCTGCAGATTCGCTCGTACTTCGAGCGCTTCGGCAAAGTGAAGGCCGTCGAACTGAAGATGGACAAGATGACAGGCCGCAACcgcggcttctgcttcgtcacCATGGgctctgaagaagcgaaggaagcgattTTCAACGCACAGCATGCAATTGGCGGGAAGAAGGTCGAGGTCCGCCCCCTCCACGACGATGGAAACGTCTCCCTCAAGAGAAAGATCTTCGTCGGCGGTGTGAACCCCAGTCTGTCAGAGA gCGACGTCGAAAAGTGCTTTTCCAAGTTTGGGACAGTCGACAAG GTGAGCATCATCCGCGACGCGGCGACCGGCAAGAGCCGCGGGTTTGGCTTCGTCGTTTTCGCCTCCGAAGAGTCTGCCAAGGAGGTCCTGAAGTCCAAGCGTCACAACTTGAATGAAAAAGACAGC TGCGAAGTGCGTGCGGCGGAGTCTCGGGCGACGCTCCCGCCGCCTCGTCCCCGGTACCCTCTGGCCCGCGCGCCGGGCCTGCCGCCCCCGGGGCCTCGCTACCCTCCTCCCCATGCCGTGGCCCACCAGCCACACGTCCCACCGCCCGGCGGATACTACGCGCCGCCGCGGTCTTCGCCCACGTACTACTACGGACCTCCGCCTCCAGTGGCGCCTGCCATGACTCCGGGCGTCGCGTACTACTCGTCGTCCATCCCTCCCTCGACGGGGGGCTACgccgcctcgccctcgccgtACTACATGCCCCCGACAGGTGtggcaacgcatgcaggcgcgGCGACCTCCGTGCTGCACCCGCAGGCCGCGGGCGGCGCAGCTGCGGGCGCggccctcgtctctccctcgttgGGCTCTGCGGGCTACTACGCGGGATCCAGTGTTCCCTACGACGCCGGCGCGACCGCGACGGCGTCCGCGACTGGGGCAACCAACACCGCGGCGCGCGGCTACTGGGACGAGGACAGCAGCGCCGGGGCTGCGAGTGGAGGAAGCGGCTACTACGGTCGCACTGCCAGTCCAGGCACCGCCCCTGCCACCTCCGCTGGATACAGCAGTGGCTACAGCCCCGTCAGACAAT CGCCGTACTACGGAACTGTGGGGAGATCGAACGTCCGCCGCAGTCCCTATTAG